A genomic window from Tolypothrix sp. PCC 7910 includes:
- the rpsU gene encoding 30S ribosomal protein S21 yields the protein MTQVVLGENEGIESALRRFKREVSKAGIFQDMRKKRHFETPLEKEKRKAVARHKQSRRQRSRYR from the coding sequence ATGACCCAAGTAGTTTTAGGAGAGAATGAAGGTATTGAATCAGCTTTACGAAGATTTAAGCGGGAAGTTTCCAAAGCAGGAATTTTCCAAGATATGCGTAAAAAGCGTCACTTTGAAACGCCTTTAGAGAAAGAGAAGCGCAAAGCAGTTGCAAGACACAAGCAAAGTCGTAGACAACGTTCTCGCTACAGATAA
- a CDS encoding lactate racemase domain-containing protein: MMYSLDVTHGTLADEQVSELVHAALANPQLDGKRILVLIPDGTRTAPIPQMFRLLHQELGKRVAALDYLIALGTHNPMSESQINRLVGITPQERETTFKKVQIFNHLWHLPDTFISCGVISSAEIAEISNGMLHQEVEVRVNQLVTEYDLIMICGPVFPHEVVGFSGGNKYFFPGIGGQEVIDLSHWLGALITCYEIIGTPGVTPVRRLINRAASLIPTPKLCLAMVVAPGTNQLAGLYIDKPEPAWEAAAKLSAKLHIKYVDQPFKQVLSVMPQMYDDIWTAAKGMYKLEPVVADGGEVIIYAPHITEFSYTHGEILAQIGYHVRDYFLKQWNKFQDYPGGVLAHSTHLKGMGTFDPIKGEKARIRVTLATGISPKRCAAHNLNYRDPATIQPAEWANREDEGILLVPKAGEILYRLTVNG, encoded by the coding sequence ATGATGTATTCACTAGATGTAACTCACGGGACGCTTGCAGATGAGCAAGTTTCCGAATTAGTTCATGCGGCTTTAGCAAATCCTCAATTGGATGGAAAGCGCATCCTAGTATTAATTCCTGATGGAACTCGTACTGCACCGATTCCCCAAATGTTTCGCTTGCTGCATCAGGAGTTGGGTAAGCGGGTGGCGGCTTTAGATTATTTGATTGCTCTGGGTACACATAATCCCATGAGTGAGTCACAAATCAATCGCTTGGTGGGTATCACACCGCAGGAACGCGAGACAACTTTTAAAAAAGTGCAGATTTTTAACCACCTTTGGCATCTACCAGATACTTTTATTTCTTGTGGAGTAATTTCATCTGCAGAAATCGCAGAAATTAGCAATGGAATGCTACATCAAGAAGTAGAAGTACGTGTTAATCAGCTGGTCACTGAGTATGATTTGATTATGATTTGTGGGCCAGTATTTCCCCACGAAGTTGTTGGCTTTTCTGGCGGAAATAAATATTTTTTTCCTGGGATTGGTGGGCAAGAAGTAATTGATTTATCACACTGGTTAGGGGCTTTAATTACTTGTTATGAAATTATCGGTACGCCAGGAGTTACACCTGTACGGCGCTTGATTAACCGCGCTGCTAGTCTGATTCCTACCCCGAAACTGTGCTTGGCAATGGTGGTTGCACCAGGAACAAATCAGTTGGCGGGACTTTATATAGATAAACCAGAACCAGCTTGGGAAGCTGCGGCGAAATTATCTGCCAAATTGCATATTAAATATGTAGATCAGCCTTTTAAACAAGTGCTTTCCGTGATGCCTCAAATGTATGATGACATTTGGACAGCCGCTAAAGGAATGTACAAATTAGAGCCAGTTGTTGCTGATGGTGGTGAGGTAATTATCTATGCACCTCATATTACAGAATTTAGCTATACACATGGAGAAATTCTTGCCCAAATTGGCTACCATGTGCGAGATTATTTTCTGAAACAATGGAATAAATTTCAAGACTATCCCGGTGGAGTTTTAGCCCATAGTACTCACTTAAAAGGTATGGGTACTTTCGATCCAATTAAAGGAGAAAAAGCGCGGATTCGTGTAACTCTAGCCACTGGTATTTCCCCAAAACGCTGCGCTGCTCATAACTTGAACTATCGCGATCCGGCTACTATTCAACCAGCAGAATGGGCAAACCGCGAAGATGAAGGCATTTTACTTGTACCCAAAGCTGGTGAGATACTCTATCGGTTAACGGTTAACGGTTGA
- a CDS encoding RNA-binding protein has protein sequence MSIYVGNLSYQVTEDDLKRAFAEYGTVNRVQLPTDRETGRPRGFAFVEMDTDAQEVAAIEALDGAEWMGRDLKVNKAKPREERSPASRGGWNNNNRNNRRY, from the coding sequence ATGTCTATTTATGTTGGGAATTTGTCCTATCAGGTTACAGAAGATGACCTGAAGAGAGCTTTCGCTGAATACGGAACGGTTAATCGCGTTCAACTACCTACAGACCGTGAAACCGGCCGTCCACGTGGCTTTGCATTTGTGGAAATGGACACAGATGCTCAAGAAGTAGCTGCAATTGAAGCTCTAGATGGTGCAGAGTGGATGGGACGTGATTTGAAAGTCAACAAAGCTAAACCTCGTGAAGAAAGAAGCCCTGCTTCTCGTGGTGGCTGGAATAACAATAACCGTAATAATCGTCGCTACTAA
- a CDS encoding class I fructose-bisphosphate aldolase, with amino-acid sequence MTATLLAGSSIESFLGKEAEDLLTYKAKVSQDLLHLPGPDFVDRVWLNSDRNPQVLRNLQQLYSTGRLAYTGYLSILPVDQGIEHSAGASFAPNPIYFDPENIVRLAIAGGCNAVATTLGVLGSVSRKYAHKIPFIVKINHNELLTFPNQFDQILFADVEQAWNLGAAAVGATIYFGSEQSTRQIQEISQAFKYAHELGLATILWCYLRNNAFKQDKDYHLAADLTGQANHLGVTIEADIIKQKLPENNHGYAAVAKATGESYGKTNERIYTDLVTDHPIDLTRYQVLNCYCGRAGLINSGGASGKNDFAEAVRTAVINKRAGGTGLISGRKAFQRPFEEGVKLFHAIQDVYLSPDVTIA; translated from the coding sequence ATGACTGCAACGCTTTTAGCAGGTAGTTCTATCGAGTCGTTTTTAGGTAAAGAAGCAGAAGACCTGCTCACCTATAAAGCAAAAGTTTCTCAAGATTTATTGCATTTACCGGGGCCAGACTTTGTGGATCGAGTTTGGCTAAACAGCGATCGCAATCCGCAAGTATTGCGTAATCTTCAGCAACTTTATTCTACTGGTCGTTTAGCATATACTGGCTATCTCTCAATTCTGCCAGTAGACCAAGGGATTGAACATTCCGCCGGAGCATCGTTTGCGCCTAATCCGATTTATTTTGATCCAGAAAATATTGTTCGTTTAGCAATAGCTGGAGGTTGTAATGCTGTTGCTACAACTTTAGGTGTCTTAGGCAGTGTTTCGCGGAAATATGCTCACAAAATACCCTTTATAGTCAAAATAAATCATAACGAACTTTTGACTTTTCCCAATCAATTCGATCAGATATTGTTTGCTGATGTCGAACAAGCTTGGAATTTGGGTGCAGCAGCTGTTGGCGCGACAATTTATTTTGGTTCTGAACAATCAACTCGACAAATTCAGGAAATTAGCCAAGCTTTTAAATATGCCCATGAATTAGGATTAGCAACTATTCTCTGGTGCTATCTGCGAAATAACGCTTTTAAGCAAGATAAAGACTATCATCTAGCAGCTGACCTCACAGGACAAGCAAATCATTTGGGTGTCACTATCGAAGCAGACATTATTAAGCAGAAGTTACCAGAAAATAATCATGGTTATGCTGCGGTAGCCAAAGCAACAGGTGAGTCTTACGGTAAAACCAACGAGCGAATTTACACAGACTTGGTAACCGACCACCCCATTGACTTGACACGCTACCAAGTACTGAATTGCTACTGCGGACGCGCAGGATTAATTAACTCTGGTGGTGCGTCTGGTAAAAATGATTTTGCTGAAGCAGTTCGCACTGCGGTTATTAATAAACGTGCAGGTGGTACTGGTTTAATTTCTGGAAGGAAGGCATTTCAACGTCCATTTGAAGAAGGGGTGAAACTATTTCACGCCATTCAAGATGTTTACTTATCACCAGATGTAACCATAGCTTAA
- a CDS encoding CBS domain-containing protein, producing MFKHTTALTSSELKSAIVRDPLIVGLDTLVMDAIALMSSVRAVCDATKVDELHLDARASCILVVDNNKLLGIFTERDVVRLCAQQRPLKNLTIREVMIHPVITLHESDFTDVFFVVNLLQQYHIRHLPLLDEQDCVVGLLTNESLRQSSRTVNLLRLRLAFEVMTREVICAAPDSSILAIAQLMTAHRVSSVMIVQPGGSEDAPLKIAVGIVTERDIVQFHSLGMNLETCLAHMVMSTPIFAVKPEDSLLVVQQMMEQRLIRRLAVTGEQGELLGIVTQTSLLQALNPLELYKLAEVLEKKVVQLETEKVQLLEARTAELEQQVEARTAALKTKVEQAQLVSDIAMQIRSSLSLQTILETTVQQVRQFLGCDRAIILRFEEDGPATVVAESTTSSLSLMGRRVNDTCFHENYRENYRQRHIRVVPDIYTIEMADCHREMLIDLQIRAKILIPLLCNGELWGLLNVTETQRPREWQQSEIELLQALSVHLEIALQQATTHQQLQEQLRDRQRAEMTLQKLVTGTAAVTGDDFFPALVRHIAEALNVRYAIVTEMVGDKINTLGFWANGALAPEMSYNPTGTPCESTLKYGEFYCESQVQKSFPNRHVRNMNWVQKNGRK from the coding sequence ATGTTTAAGCACACAACAGCTCTCACTTCCTCAGAATTAAAATCCGCAATTGTCCGCGATCCCTTGATAGTTGGACTAGATACTCTAGTGATGGACGCGATCGCTCTCATGAGCAGTGTGCGGGCTGTTTGTGATGCCACTAAAGTTGATGAACTCCATCTTGATGCCAGAGCTAGCTGTATTTTAGTAGTAGATAATAACAAATTATTAGGTATTTTCACAGAAAGAGATGTGGTACGTCTGTGCGCCCAACAGCGTCCTTTGAAGAATTTGACGATTCGGGAAGTGATGATTCATCCAGTCATCACTCTGCATGAGTCTGACTTTACTGATGTATTTTTTGTGGTGAATTTACTCCAACAGTACCACATTCGCCATTTACCTCTTCTCGATGAGCAGGATTGCGTTGTGGGCTTGCTCACAAATGAAAGTCTGAGACAATCTTCTCGCACTGTGAATCTTTTGCGTTTGCGTTTGGCATTTGAGGTGATGACTCGTGAGGTGATTTGTGCAGCGCCAGATAGTTCGATATTGGCGATCGCACAACTGATGACAGCCCATCGTGTCAGTTCTGTGATGATTGTGCAACCCGGTGGTAGCGAAGACGCACCACTTAAAATAGCTGTGGGAATTGTGACTGAGCGGGATATTGTGCAGTTTCACTCCTTGGGTATGAACCTGGAAACCTGTCTCGCTCACATGGTGATGAGTACGCCGATTTTTGCTGTAAAACCTGAAGATTCGCTGTTGGTAGTGCAGCAGATGATGGAACAGCGCTTAATTCGGCGCTTGGCGGTTACAGGTGAGCAAGGAGAACTATTAGGGATTGTGACTCAAACTAGTTTACTACAAGCCCTCAACCCCTTGGAATTATACAAGCTAGCAGAGGTGTTGGAAAAGAAAGTAGTACAGCTAGAGACGGAAAAGGTGCAACTCCTAGAAGCTAGGACTGCGGAATTAGAACAGCAAGTAGAAGCCCGGACAGCCGCCCTCAAGACTAAAGTAGAACAGGCGCAACTGGTATCTGATATTGCCATGCAGATTCGCTCGTCCTTGAGCTTGCAAACCATTCTCGAAACTACTGTGCAGCAGGTACGGCAATTTTTAGGTTGCGATCGCGCGATTATTTTGCGATTTGAAGAAGATGGGCCAGCCACCGTTGTGGCAGAATCTACTACCTCCTCCCTATCTTTAATGGGCAGACGCGTTAATGATACCTGTTTCCACGAAAATTACAGAGAGAATTATCGCCAGAGACATATTCGTGTTGTACCAGATATTTACACCATCGAAATGGCTGATTGTCATCGGGAGATGCTGATCGACCTCCAGATTCGCGCCAAAATTTTGATACCACTGTTGTGTAATGGAGAACTCTGGGGCTTACTTAATGTTACTGAAACTCAGCGGCCTCGTGAGTGGCAACAGTCAGAAATTGAACTGCTGCAAGCTTTATCAGTACATTTAGAAATTGCCCTTCAACAAGCCACCACCCACCAACAATTGCAAGAGCAACTGCGCGATCGCCAACGGGCAGAAATGACGCTGCAAAAATTGGTAACTGGAACTGCGGCTGTTACAGGTGATGACTTTTTTCCCGCCCTAGTGCGCCACATTGCCGAAGCCTTGAATGTGCGCTATGCCATTGTTACTGAAATGGTAGGTGATAAAATTAATACCCTAGGATTTTGGGCGAATGGAGCCTTAGCGCCTGAAATGTCCTACAATCCCACTGGCACTCCTTGCGAATCTACCTTAAAATACGGAGAATTTTACTGCGAAAGCCAAGTTCAAAAATCCTTTCCTAATAGACACGTCCGGAATATGAATTGGGTACAAAAAAATGGTAGAAAGTAA
- a CDS encoding GAF domain-containing protein produces the protein MQAESYLGIALKDEFGKAIGSLCILDGQSLPLHKYTEALAILQVFAARAAAELQRQTANDELHRLNQDLEARVEQRTQELQARELELQKISERLALSLKSGGIGCWEWDILQNTILWDERMYELYGVTPQSDSHIVYETWANRLHRDDRNPTIALLQQAVLGQEEYNTEFRVVHSDSSIYYIKAYGVVVRDAQGKPQSMIGVNFDISDRKRTELALQNSEVRFRRMFDSNVVGMIFADFQGNITDANDRFLQMVGYTREELNAGVLSWKAITPTEYASADVVAIEHLMQYGAMNPWEKEYYRKDGSKIPVLLGAAMLPGSENQTICVVVDISEQTAALRERQQAQMQLQQQARHKQLLWNITQTIRQSLDIEVIINAAVTEVRQISGVDRVALYRFQADWSGEFIAESVAANWVKLVGSDVKKVWEDTYLQETQGGRFQNYETLAVADIYQTGLQPCHIELLEQFQAKAYVITPIFVNESLWGLLGMYQNHQPHSWTTWEIELLRQIANQLAIAIQQASLYKQIQSELLVRQQAEARIALQLRRQQTLGAIVEQIRKSLDLKEILATVTQQVKDLMHCDRVIVFQLFADGRSQIAEEAVSPEFVSLKHRHWENEVWSQEILDCYWQGKPRIVPDVMNDIWTNCLVEYSQEGQIQSKIVAPILQEAHNQNHRWVAPWATNKLWGIIVVHACQERRVWKNSEAEILQQIANQLAIAIQQASLFEQLQQELAERQQAEAKLTEINQQLAFSNEELARATRLKDEFLANMSHELRTPLNAILGMTEGLQEEVFGSINPQQLKALETIERSGSHLLELINDILDVAKIESGQIKLDCTAISVTNLCQSSLAFIKQQALQKRIQLETKIPQNLPNLLVDERRIRQVLINLLNNALKFTPEQGRITLEVNKISLDIANNSLEQHFLQIAVKDTGIGIAQENINKLFKPFIQIDSALNRQYAGTGLGLALVKRIVELHGGRVGLSSELGIGSCFTIELPYTPVAPVVADTQPAATPEFVSSNLDKASPLILLAEDNEANISTVSSYLKAKGYRILLANNGREAIELATTQHPDLILMDIQMPFMDGLEAIKLIRLDANLVNTPIVALTALAMSGDRDRCIAAGANDYLSKPVKLKQLATTIQQLLST, from the coding sequence ATGCAGGCCGAAAGCTATCTGGGTATTGCTTTAAAAGACGAGTTCGGTAAGGCAATTGGTAGCCTTTGTATTTTAGATGGGCAGTCTTTACCACTCCATAAATATACCGAAGCACTTGCCATTCTCCAAGTATTTGCCGCACGAGCCGCCGCAGAATTGCAGCGCCAGACAGCAAACGATGAACTACATCGGTTAAATCAAGACTTAGAAGCAAGGGTAGAACAGCGAACTCAAGAATTACAAGCGCGAGAATTAGAACTCCAGAAAATATCGGAACGCCTGGCATTGTCCCTTAAATCTGGGGGAATTGGTTGTTGGGAGTGGGATATTTTACAGAACACCATTCTTTGGGATGAACGGATGTACGAACTGTATGGAGTTACTCCACAATCTGATTCCCATATAGTCTACGAAACTTGGGCAAATAGGTTACATCGAGATGACCGTAACCCGACCATAGCATTGCTCCAGCAAGCCGTTTTAGGGCAAGAAGAATACAATACTGAGTTTCGAGTTGTACATTCTGATAGCAGCATCTACTACATCAAAGCCTATGGGGTAGTGGTTAGAGATGCCCAGGGCAAACCCCAAAGCATGATAGGGGTCAACTTTGATATTAGCGATCGCAAGCGCACAGAGCTAGCCCTGCAAAATAGTGAAGTTCGCTTCCGGCGAATGTTTGATTCCAATGTGGTTGGGATGATATTTGCCGACTTTCAAGGGAATATTACCGATGCTAACGATCGCTTCTTGCAGATGGTAGGCTACACCAGGGAAGAACTCAATGCTGGGGTGTTGAGTTGGAAAGCCATAACACCGACCGAATACGCCTCCGCCGATGTTGTAGCGATAGAGCATTTGATGCAATATGGCGCGATGAATCCCTGGGAGAAAGAATATTATCGTAAGGATGGCAGCAAAATTCCTGTATTGCTGGGAGCAGCTATGCTTCCAGGCTCAGAGAATCAAACTATTTGTGTAGTGGTAGATATTAGCGAACAAACAGCTGCATTGCGGGAACGCCAACAAGCACAAATGCAACTGCAACAGCAAGCTAGACACAAACAGTTGCTGTGGAATATTACCCAAACTATTCGCCAATCCCTAGATATTGAGGTCATTATCAATGCAGCAGTGACTGAGGTGAGACAAATATCAGGAGTAGATCGGGTAGCGCTTTACCGCTTTCAAGCAGATTGGAGTGGTGAGTTTATCGCGGAATCTGTAGCTGCTAATTGGGTAAAACTTGTGGGATCTGATGTCAAAAAAGTTTGGGAAGATACTTATCTCCAAGAAACTCAAGGCGGCCGGTTCCAAAACTATGAAACCCTAGCGGTTGCTGATATTTATCAAACTGGTTTACAGCCTTGCCATATTGAACTTTTAGAGCAATTTCAAGCCAAAGCTTATGTCATTACTCCCATATTCGTGAATGAATCACTTTGGGGTTTGTTGGGGATGTACCAAAATCATCAGCCTCATTCATGGACAACATGGGAAATCGAATTATTGCGGCAAATTGCTAACCAGTTGGCGATCGCAATTCAACAAGCGAGTCTCTACAAGCAAATTCAGTCGGAACTGTTGGTGCGGCAGCAGGCGGAAGCGAGAATTGCCCTGCAACTGCGGCGACAGCAAACTTTGGGGGCAATTGTTGAACAAATTCGCAAGTCGTTGGATCTCAAAGAAATTCTAGCAACGGTAACTCAGCAAGTAAAAGATTTGATGCACTGCGATCGCGTCATTGTGTTTCAGCTGTTTGCAGATGGTAGAAGTCAAATTGCGGAAGAAGCTGTATCTCCTGAATTTGTCAGCCTCAAACATCGCCACTGGGAAAACGAAGTTTGGTCTCAAGAAATCCTTGATTGCTATTGGCAAGGTAAGCCTCGCATCGTCCCCGATGTCATGAATGATATCTGGACGAATTGCTTAGTGGAATATTCCCAGGAAGGACAAATCCAATCTAAAATTGTGGCACCCATCTTACAAGAAGCGCACAACCAGAATCATCGCTGGGTTGCGCCTTGGGCAACAAATAAGCTATGGGGAATTATAGTTGTTCATGCTTGCCAAGAAAGAAGAGTCTGGAAAAACTCGGAAGCCGAAATCTTGCAACAAATTGCCAACCAGTTAGCGATCGCAATTCAGCAAGCGAGTCTGTTTGAGCAATTACAGCAAGAACTCGCTGAACGCCAGCAAGCAGAAGCCAAGCTCACAGAAATCAATCAACAGCTAGCATTTTCTAACGAAGAACTCGCCCGCGCTACCCGCCTCAAAGATGAATTTCTAGCTAACATGAGTCACGAACTTCGTACCCCTCTCAATGCCATTCTGGGGATGACTGAAGGGCTACAAGAAGAAGTTTTTGGCAGCATCAATCCGCAACAACTGAAAGCTTTAGAAACCATTGAACGCAGCGGCTCTCATTTACTGGAGTTGATCAATGATATTTTGGATGTAGCAAAAATTGAATCCGGACAAATTAAGCTTGATTGCACCGCAATTTCTGTAACAAATTTGTGTCAATCTAGTTTGGCATTTATCAAACAACAAGCATTGCAAAAACGCATCCAGTTAGAAACTAAAATTCCGCAAAATTTACCAAACCTATTAGTAGATGAACGGCGCATTCGTCAAGTATTAATTAACTTACTCAACAATGCCCTGAAATTTACCCCAGAACAGGGACGAATTACCCTAGAAGTTAACAAAATTTCCCTCGACATCGCTAATAATTCTCTTGAGCAACACTTTTTGCAAATTGCCGTGAAAGATACAGGTATCGGTATCGCCCAAGAAAATATCAACAAATTATTTAAGCCATTCATCCAAATCGATAGCGCCTTAAATCGTCAATACGCTGGTACAGGCTTGGGGCTAGCATTAGTGAAGCGAATTGTAGAACTGCACGGTGGTAGGGTGGGGTTAAGTAGCGAATTAGGTATAGGTAGTTGTTTTACCATTGAGTTACCCTATACCCCAGTTGCTCCCGTTGTTGCAGATACTCAACCAGCTGCTACTCCAGAATTTGTTTCCTCAAACCTTGACAAAGCATCGCCCCTGATTTTGCTAGCTGAAGATAACGAAGCTAATATCAGTACAGTTTCTAGCTATCTCAAAGCTAAAGGCTATCGTATTCTGTTAGCAAATAATGGTAGAGAAGCTATAGAATTGGCGACGACTCAGCATCCTGACTTAATTTTGATGGATATTCAAATGCCCTTTATGGATGGTTTAGAAGCCATCAAACTGATTCGTCTCGATGCCAACTTAGTTAATACTCCGATTGTGGCACTCACCGCATTAGCCATGAGTGGCGATCGCGATCGCTGCATTGCCGCCGGAGCCAACGACTACTTAAGTAAACCTGTTAAACTCAAGCAATTGGCTACCACTATTCAACAACTATTAAGTACCTAA